The Lycium ferocissimum isolate CSIRO_LF1 chromosome 10, AGI_CSIRO_Lferr_CH_V1, whole genome shotgun sequence genome window below encodes:
- the LOC132033930 gene encoding extensin-3-like: MGKMASLFATLFVVLVSLSLASESSANYQYSSPPPPKKPYHPSPTPYHPAPVYKSPPPPTPVYKSPPPPKKPHYPPHTPVYKSPPPPTPVYKSPPPPKEPHYPPHTPVTPPTPVYKSPPPPKEPHYPPHTPVTPPTPVYNSPPPPKEPHYPPHTPVTPPTPVYNSPPPPKEPHYPPHTPVTPPTPVYNSPPPHKKPHYPPHTPVTPPTPVYNSPPPHKKPHYSPPPHKKPHYSPPPHKKPHYPPHTPVTPPTPVYNSPPPPKEPHYPPHTPVYKSPPPPTPVYNSPPPPKEPHYPPHTPVYKSPPPPKEPHYPPHTPVYKSPPPPTKPHYPPYTPVYKSPPPPTPVYKSPPSPTKPHYPPHTPVYKSPPPPVKPYHPSPTPYHPAPVYKSPPPPTPVYKSHPPPHYLYTSPPPPYHY; encoded by the coding sequence ATGGGGAAAATGGCCTCTCTATTTGCAACTCTTTTTGTGGTTTTAGTTTCACTTAGCTTAGCTTCTGAAAGCTCAGCAAATTATCAATActcatctccaccaccacctAAGAAGCCATACCACCCTTCACCAACACCTTATCATCCTGCACCAGTTTATAAatctccaccaccaccaactcCAGTTTACAagtcaccaccaccacccaagAAACCACACTACCCACCACACACCCCAGTTTATAAGTCGCCACCACCACCAACTCCAGTTTACAagtcaccaccaccacccaagGAGCCACACTACCCACCACACACGCCTGTTACACCGCCAACTCCAGTTTACAagtcaccaccaccacccaagGAGCCACACTACCCACCACACACGCCTGTTACACCGCCAACTCCAGTTTACAACTCACCTCCACCACCCAAGGAGCCGCACTACCCACCACACACGCCTGTTACACCGCCAACTCCAGTTTACAACTCACCTCCACCACCCAAGGAGCCGCACTACCCACCACACACCCCTGTTACACCGCCAACTCCAGTTTACAACTCACCTCCACCACACAAGAAGCCACACTACCCACCACACACCCCTGTAACACCGCCAACTCCAGTTTACAACTCACCTCCACCACACAAGAAGCCGCACTACTCACCTCCACCACACAAGAAGCCGCACTACTCACCTCCACCACACAAGAAGCCGCACTACCCACCACACACCCCTGTAACACCGCCAACTCCAGTTTACAACTCACCTCCACCACCTAAGGAGCCGCACTACCCACCACACACCCCTGTTTACAAGTCGCCACCACCGCCAACTCCAGTTTACAACTCACCGCCACCACCCAAGGAGCCGCATTACCCACCACACACCCCTGTTTACAAGTCCCCACCACCACCCAAGGAGCCACACTACCCACCACACACCCCAGTTTACAagtcaccaccaccacccacaAAGCCACACTACCCACCATACACCCCAGTTTACAAGTCACCACCACCACCTACTCCAGTTTACAAGTCCCCACCATCACCCACAAAGCCACACTACCCACCACACACCCCAGTGTACAagtcaccaccaccaccagtGAAGCCATACCATCCTTCACCAACACC